One segment of Hippopotamus amphibius kiboko isolate mHipAmp2 chromosome 2, mHipAmp2.hap2, whole genome shotgun sequence DNA contains the following:
- the NPR2 gene encoding atrial natriuretic peptide receptor 2 isoform X3, translated as MALPALLLLVAALAGGVRPPGARNLTLAVVLPEHNLNYAWAWPRVGPAVALAVEALGRGLPVDLRFVSSELDGACSEYLAPLRAVDLKLYHDPDLLLGPGCVYPAAPVARFASHWRLPLLTAGAVASGFAAKNEHYRTLVRTGPSAPKLGEFVVMLHGHFNWTARAALLYLDARTDDRPHYFTIEGVYEALQGSNLSVQHQVYAREPGGPEQATHFIRANGRIVYICGPLEMLHEILLQAQRENLTNGDYVFFYLDVFGESLRAGPTRATGRPWQDNRTREQAQALREAFQTVLVITYREPPNPEYQEFQNRLLIRAREDFGVELAPSLMNLIAGCFYDGILLYAEVLNETIQEGGTREDGLRIVEKMQGRRYHGVTGLVVMDKNNDRETDFVLWAMGDLDSGDFQPAAHYSGAEKQIWWTGRPIPWVKGAPPLDNPPCAFDLDDPSCDKTPLSTLAIVALGTGITFIMFGVSSFLIFRPYRKLMLEKELASMLWRIRWEELQFGNSERYHKGAGSRLTLSLGNVVAIKHVNKKRIELTRQVLFELKHMRDVQFNHLTRFIGACIDPPNICIVTEYCPRGSLQDILENDSINLDWMFRYSLINDLVKGMAFLHNSIIASHGSLKSSNCVVDSRFVLKITDYGLASFRSTAEPDDSHALYAKKLWTAPELLSGNPLPTTGMQKADVYSFGIILQEIALRSGPFYLEGLDLSPKEIVQKVRNGQRPYFRPSIDRTQLNEELVLLMERCWAQDAAERPDFGQIKGFIRRFNKEGGTSILDNLLLRMEQYANNLEKLVEERTQAYLEEKRKAEALLYQILPHSVAEQLKRGETVQAEAFDSVTIYFSDIVGFTALSAESTPMQVVTLLNDLYTCFDAIIDNFDVYKVETIGDAYMVVSGLPGRNGQRHAPEIARMALALLDAVSSFRIRHRPHDQLRLRIGVHTGPVCAGVVGLKMPRYCLFGDTVNTASRMESNGQALKIHVSSTTKDALDEIGCFQLELRGDVEMKGKGKMRTYWLLGEQKGPAGLL; from the exons ATGGCACTGCCGGCACTCCTGCTGTTGGTGGCAGCCCTGGCAGGTGGGGTGCGTCCTCCCGGGGCGCGGAACCTGACGCTGGCGGTGGTGCTGCCAGAACACAACCTGAACTATGCCTGGGCCTGGCCACGGGTGGGTCCCGCTGTGGCACTAGCTGTGGAGGCGCTGGGCCGGGGGCTGCCCGTGGACCTACGGTTCGTCAGCTCTGAACTAGATGGCGCCTGCTCTGAGTACCTGGCCCCGCTGCGCGCTGTGGACCTCAAGCTGTACCATGACCCTGACCTTCTGTTGGGCCCCGGTTGCGTGTACCCCGCTGCCCCTGTGGCCCGCTTTGCCTCACACTGGCGCCTTCCCCTGCTGACTGCGGGTGCTGTGGCCTCTGGTTTTGCAGCTAAGAATGAGCATTACCGTACCCTGGTGCGCACTGGCCCCTCTGCTCCCAAGCTGGGTGAGTTTGTAGTGATGCTACATGGGCACTTCAATTGGACTGCCCGTGCTGCCTTGCTGTATCTGGATGCTCGCACAGATGACCGGCCTCACTACTTCACCATCGAGGGCGTCTATGAGGCCCTGCAGGGCAGCAACCTCAGTGTGCAGCACCAGGTGTATGCCCGTGAGCCGGGGGGCCCTGAACAGGCCACCCACTTCATCCGGGCCAACGGGCGCA TTGTGTATATCTGCGGCCCTCTGGAGATGCTGCATGAGATCCTGCTTCAGGCCCAGAGGGAGAACCTGACCAACGGGGATTATGTCTTCTTTTACCTGGATGTCTTTGGGGAGAGTCTCCGTGCAGGCCCCACGCGTGCCACAGGCCGGCCCTGGCAGGACAATCGCACCCGGGAACAGGCCCAGGCCCTCAGAGAAGCATTTCAG ACGGTATTGGTCATCACATACCGAGAACCCCCGAATCCTGAATATCAGGAATTCCAGAATCGTCTTCTGATTAGAGCTCGGGAAGATTTTGGTGTGGAGCTGGCCCCTTCCCTG ATGAACCTCATTGCTGGCTGCTTCTACGATGGGATCCTGTTATATGCTGAAGTCCTGAATGAGACAATACAGGAAGGAGGCACCCGGGAAGATGGACTTCGAATTGTTGAGAAGATGCAAGGACGAAGATACCATG GTGTAACTGGACTGGTTGTTATGGACAAGAACAATGACCGGGAGACTGATTTTGTCCTGTGGGCCATGGGAGACCTGGATTCTGGGGACTTCCAG CCTGCAGCCCACTACTCAGGAGCCGAGAAGCAGATTTGGTGGACGGGACGGCCCATCCCCTGGGTGAAGGGGGCCCCCCCCTTGGACAATCCCCCCTGTGCCTTTGACTTGGACGACCCATCCTGTGATAAAA CTCCACTTTCAACTCTGGCAATTGTGGCGCTGGGCACAGGAATCACCTTCATCATGTTTGGTGTTTCCAGCTTCCTTATTTTCCG TCCTTACAGAAAACTGATGCTGGAGAAGGAGCTGGCTAGCATGTTGTGGCGCATTCGCTGGGAGGAGCTGCAGTTTGGCAATTCAGAGCGATACCATAAAGGTGCAGGCAGTCGCCTCACACTGTCGCTG GGAAATGTTGTCGCCATCAAACATGTGAATAAGAAGCGCATTGAGCTGACCCGGCAGGTTCTATTTGAACTCAAACAT atgAGAGATGTTCAGTTCAACCATCTCACTCGCTTCATTGGTGCCTGCATAGACCCTCCTAACATTTGTATCGTCACAGAGTATTGTCCTCGTGGGAGTTTACAG GATATTCTGGAAAATGACAGCATCAACTTGGACTGGATGTTTCGTTATTCACTCATTAATGACCTTGTTAAG GGCATGGCCTTTCTCCATAACAGCATTATTGCATCCCACGGGAGTCTCAAGTCCTCCAACTGTGTGGTGGATAGTCGTTTTGTGCTCAAAATCACAGACTATGGCCTGGCCAGCTTCCGATCAACTGCTGAACCTGATGACAGCCACGCCCTCTATGCCA AGAAGCTGTGGACTGCCCCAGAACTGCTCAGTGGGAACCCCTTGCCAACCACAGGCATGCAGAAGGCTGATGTCTATAGCTTTGGGATCATCTTACAGGAGATAGCCCTTCGCAGTGGTCCTTTCTACTTGGAGGGCTTGGACCTCAGCCCCAAAG AGATTGTCCAGAAGGTCCGAAATGGTCAGCGGCCTTATTTCCGGCCGAGCATTGACCGGACCCAGCTGAATGAAGAGTTAGTTTTGCTGATGGAGCGGTGTTGGGCCCAGGACGCAGCTGAGCGACCAGACTTCGGACAGATTAAGGGCTTCATTCGCCGCTTTAACAA GGAGGGTGGCACCAGCATCCTGGACAACCTCCTGTTGCGTATGGAGCAGTACGCCAACAACCTGGAGAAGCTGGTGGAGGAACGCACACAGGCCTATCTGGAGGAGAAACGCAAGGCTGAGGCTCTGCTCTACCAAATTCTACCCCA TTCAGTGGCAGAGCAGTTAAAACGGGGAGAGACTGTACAGGCCGAGGCCTTTGACAGCGTTACCATCTACTTCAGTGACATTGTTGGCTTCACAGCTTTGTCAGCAGAAAGCACCCCCATGCAG GTGGTGACACTTCTTAATGATCTGTATACCTGCTTTGATGCCATAATTGACAACTTTGACGTCTACAAG GTAGAGACGATTGGAGATGCCTACATGGTGGTATCTGGTCTCCCAGGCAGAAATGGTCAGCGCCATGCCCCGGAAATTGCTCGTATGGCCCTAGCGTTACTGGATGCAGTTTCTTCTTTCCGCATCCGCCACCGACCCCATGACCAGCTGAGGCTACGCATAGGGGTCCACACGG GGCCTGTCTGTGCTGGGGTCGTTGGCTTGAAGATGCCCCGCTATTGTCTTTTTGGAGACACAGTGAACACTGCTTCCCGAATGGAGTCTAATGGTCAAG CCCTGAAGATTCATGTCTCCTCTACCACCAAGGATGCCCTGGATGAGATAGGATGCTTCCAGCTAGAGCTTCGAGGGGATGTGGAGATGAAG ggaaaaggaaaaatgcGAACTTATTGGCTCCTAGGAGAGCAGAAAGGACCTGCTGGGCTCCTATAA